The genomic interval CCCGGACGAGGAACTGCTCGGCGACGCGGTGGCGTTCGCCGGGGTGGCCCGCTATCCGGCGCGGGTGAAGTGCGCGCTGCTGCCCTGGATGGCGTTCAAGGACGCCGCGGCCCGGGCCGGGGTGGACGTCGAGGCAGCCGACAACCAGGACAGTAACGAGCGGAGCGAGGTGAAGACGGCATGACTGACCAGGACATGAAGGCCGCGTCGGCCGAGCCGACGGGGTCGACCGGCAGGGCCGCGGTCGCCGACATCGAAGAGGCGATGAAGGACGTCGTCGACCCCGAGCTGGGCATCAACGTGGTCGACCTCGGCCTGGTCTACGGGGTGCACGTCGACGACGAGAACGTCGCGACCCTGGACATGACGCTCACCTCGGCGGCCTGCCCGCTGACCGACGTGATCGAGGACCAGGCCCGGCAGGCGCTGACCACCGGCCCCGGCGGCGGGCTCGTCGACGACATCCGGATCAACTGGGTCTGGCTGCCGCCGTGGGGCCCCGACAAGATCACCGACGAGGGCCGGGACCAGCTCCGCGCCCTCGGCTTCAACGTCTGAGCCGATCCGGCGGGCCTCGACGGCCCGTGGTCGCCCCGCGACCACGGGCCGTCGACTTTTCCGGTGGGCTTTTCCGGGGTACGGCGGGAGGATGATCAGGTGACAGCGAAAGCGATCATCTTTCACGGTACGGGCGGGCACCCCGAGGTCGTCTGGTACCCGTGGTTGGGCCGGCGACTGGCCGACCGGGGGTACGCGGTGGAGATCCCGCACTATCCGGACCTGAACGTGGAGCCGATCGACACCTTCCTGCCGAAGGTGCTGGCCAACCACGAGTTCGACGAGCAGACCGTGCTGGTCGGGCACTCGGGCGGCGCGGCGCTGCTGCTGGCACTCCTGGAACACCTCGACACCACGGTCTCCCAGGCGATCCTGGTCGCCGGCTACTCGACCCGGCCGAACACCGACGAGGAACCGGTGCTGCAACCGGCCTACGACTGGGCGGCGATCAGGGCGAGTGTCCGGGACATCTACTTCGTCAACTCCCGGCGTGACCCGTACGGCTGCGACGAACGGCAGGGACGCGCCATGTTCGAGCGGCTCGGCGGCACGCAGATCGTCCGCGACGACGGCCACTTCGGCGACGCCGACCAGCCGTACGAGTCCTTCGAGCTGCTCGACAGGCTGATCCCCTGACTCAGTGCCGGTACGCCTGGAACTCCCAGAGCGAGAAGCCGTAGCCGGTGCCCCGGGTGAGGCCCCGCATCCGCAGGTAGCGGGTCGAGGTCGCGGGGAAGGCGACGTTGTCGGTGCCGCCGTCGCCGGCCGTGGTCGACCAGACCGGGCGCCAGGTGCTGCCGTCGGTGGAGACCTCGATCCGGTACGACCTCGCGTACGCCGCCTCCCAGTGCAGCACCACCCGGCCGACGGTGCGGGCCGAGCCGAGGTCGACGGTGATCGACTGGTTGTCCGACCAGGAGCTGGCCCAGCGGGTACCCGGATCGCCGTCCACCGCCCGGGCGGCGCCGTGTCCGAGCTGGTTGCTGGAGGCGGAGACCGGCCGCCCGGCGGCGAGGTTGCTCAGGTCGTCGCCGCGCCCGGCCGGGAACGACACCACCTGCTGGTACGTCGGCCGGTTCTGCCAGGCGATGATGTCGTGCCTGATCCCGCCCAGCGGGGACTGCACGATGGCGTCGGCGCACCACTGGTCCCCGGCGGCGCAGTGCTCGTCGCCGGGATAGACCTCGGCGGCCGGCTGGGCGGCGGCGGTGCGCAGGGTGTCCAGCAGGACCTGCCGGCAGGCGGCCAGGCTCCCGTCGCCGCAGTACGTCCGGCCGAGCCCGCCCGGGACCGGTTCGCCGAGTACCGTCCGCAGGTCGGCGTCGACGTAACCCCACCAGCCGTACTGGAACGACGAGCCCTTGTGCCCCTGGGCGTCGGCGGCCGAACCGGGCAGGTCCGAGGTGTCCCCCTGCTGGTGCCCGGAGGGTGACTCGTTGATCTGCATCGCGTTGACCAGCGCCTGGTAGAGGTCGCCGCCGAGCGGCCCGGCGAACTGGCCCCGGACCAGCAGCGGCCACCAGGCGTCGAAGACCCGGATCGCCTCGGCGTGCTGGTACGTCTCCGAGCCGGCCGAGGTCTCCACCCGGAGCGCGCCGGCCTGTCGCCACGCCTTGAGCCGGCCGATCGTCGCGGCCAGCCCGGCGTCGGTGACCGGTTGGCTCTCCAGCACCCGGACCAGCTCGTCGAGCACTTCGATCCCGCGCAGGTCGGTCAGGCCGGCCCGCTGCACCAGCGCGGTCAGCGAGGCCCGGTCGAACTTCTGGCCGGCCTCGATCGCCGCCCGGATCGGCCTGTCCAGCAGGTCGCCCCGGTGCACCGGGCCGAAGCTGAAGTTGCCGTCCGAGGCGCCGTAGTCGGCGGCCTGCTTGTTGTTCCAGCTGATGTAGTAGTCCTGGTCGACCGAGTTCGGGTGCGCCGACGCCGGATGGTAGGTCGCGGTGTTCGTCGCCGGGTCGAAGCCCTGCCACTCGTACCCCGGCTCGGCCCGCATCGGCAGGTTCGGGTTGCTGCCGGCGGCCCGGACCGGGTTCAGCCCCGAGTTGGCGTACGCGGCCTGGCGGGAGTTGACGTAGAACCAGTTGAAGGCGTACCCGATCTCGGCGGCGGCGCTCATGAACTGCGCGGCGGAGCCCATCGCGGCGGGGTCGTTGAACATCTGGAAGCCGATCGCCGAGTCGGCCTCGTGCCGGTACGTCGAGCGGAGCTGGGTGAACGCGTGCGGCGCCCCGCCGACGGTGCCCCGCCAGGCCACCAGCCCCAGCCTGGTCCGCCGGGCGACCATCGTGTACGAGCCGGCCGCCGTGCCGTCCGCCACGGTCGGCTGCCAGGAGTTGACGTGCGAGATCTCCTCCATCGCCAGGCACTGGCCGCGATACCGGTAGAAGTTGCTGGCCAGCGTCGGCGCGCTGCCGTCGGTGGTGCAGAGTGGCACCGCGTAGGTGTCGGTGATGTCCTGGGTGGCCGAGGTGGCGCTCCAGGCGTAGTCCTGGCCCCGGCCGAGCAGCACGTAGAGGTTGACTCCGGCGAACGCGGCGCCCCGGGCGCTGATCCCCGGCCCCTGCAACTCCTGCATCATCAGCAGTTGCGGGGCGAAGTAGCCGGTCTGCGGCCCGAAGACGGCGATCGGGTGGCCGGTGGCGGAGTGCGCGGCGGAGACCACGGCGGCGTTCGACATCCCCCGGGGGGTGACGGTCAGCCCCGACAGCGCGGCGGCCAGTTCGGACGGTCCGCCGCCGGCCTGCCGGGCCGAGCCGGTGGGGTTGGCGGTGACCGCCTCGGGTCGGGCCGATCCCGGGTCGGGCAGTACCACGCTGGGCGCGTCCGGGTCGGCGGCGCCGTACGGGAAGCTCTGCCCGTCGTGCAGGGTCAGTACCGTCTCCGGGTTGTTCTGCATCCGGAACGCGCTCCACACCCGGTCACCCTCGACCGGTCCGTACTTCGCCCGGGCGGCGATCCGGACCAGCGCGGACTGCATCTCGTGCCCGCCGCCGCCGCCGAAGAGCCCGCCGACCACCCCGGAGATCGCGATCAGGTCGGTCATCTGGAACGGCTCCGGCCCGCCCGCGTTGGTGATCGCGTCCAGGTGGCCGGTGAGGACGTACTCGCCGGGGCAGTTGCGGTTCGCCATGCAGTGCCGGATGTAGGCGTTGATCCCGGCGATGTACTCCTGCACGTCGGTGTAGAGCTGCTCGCCCCGGGGACCGCGCTGGCGCAGCGCGGCGACCTGGGCCGCGAGATCCGCCTCGGTGTACGGCGAGTTCCGCCAGACGCTCTGTTCGAGGGCCCGGTTGCCGGGTGCGCCGCCGGCGAACGGGGTGAGGGTGCCCCGGCCGACGTGCCGGAGCAGGTCCATGGTGAAGAGGCGGTCCTCCGCGCCGACGTAGCCGGCGCCGAACATGGTGCCGCCCCGGGTGGTGCCGGTGACGTGCGGGACGCCGGTCGCCCGGTCCCGCAGCACGGTGACGTCGGCCCGGGGCGAGTAGCTGCGTTCGACCTGTCCGGGCGGTACCCCGAAGGAGGCGTCGTTGAAGAACGCCCCGAGCTGGTCCTCGCGCAGCCCGGCGTACCCGTAGACCAGGCTGGCGTA from Plantactinospora sp. BC1 carries:
- a CDS encoding metal-sulfur cluster assembly factor, which encodes MTDQDMKAASAEPTGSTGRAAVADIEEAMKDVVDPELGINVVDLGLVYGVHVDDENVATLDMTLTSAACPLTDVIEDQARQALTTGPGGGLVDDIRINWVWLPPWGPDKITDEGRDQLRALGFNV
- a CDS encoding alpha/beta hydrolase, which gives rise to MTAKAIIFHGTGGHPEVVWYPWLGRRLADRGYAVEIPHYPDLNVEPIDTFLPKVLANHEFDEQTVLVGHSGGAALLLALLEHLDTTVSQAILVAGYSTRPNTDEEPVLQPAYDWAAIRASVRDIYFVNSRRDPYGCDERQGRAMFERLGGTQIVRDDGHFGDADQPYESFELLDRLIP
- a CDS encoding penicillin acylase family protein, yielding MAHRPRRRAAAGIAVLSAAVLALTAAPAPAAAPSGPTGPETAPPAAPATTAFAAGDHCLGQCADILPPGQNGNATLVEVLANQTLGVLPRHAGDQLDRYASLVYGYAGLREDQLGAFFNDASFGVPPGQVERSYSPRADVTVLRDRATGVPHVTGTTRGGTMFGAGYVGAEDRLFTMDLLRHVGRGTLTPFAGGAPGNRALEQSVWRNSPYTEADLAAQVAALRQRGPRGEQLYTDVQEYIAGINAYIRHCMANRNCPGEYVLTGHLDAITNAGGPEPFQMTDLIAISGVVGGLFGGGGGHEMQSALVRIAARAKYGPVEGDRVWSAFRMQNNPETVLTLHDGQSFPYGAADPDAPSVVLPDPGSARPEAVTANPTGSARQAGGGPSELAAALSGLTVTPRGMSNAAVVSAAHSATGHPIAVFGPQTGYFAPQLLMMQELQGPGISARGAAFAGVNLYVLLGRGQDYAWSATSATQDITDTYAVPLCTTDGSAPTLASNFYRYRGQCLAMEEISHVNSWQPTVADGTAAGSYTMVARRTRLGLVAWRGTVGGAPHAFTQLRSTYRHEADSAIGFQMFNDPAAMGSAAQFMSAAAEIGYAFNWFYVNSRQAAYANSGLNPVRAAGSNPNLPMRAEPGYEWQGFDPATNTATYHPASAHPNSVDQDYYISWNNKQAADYGASDGNFSFGPVHRGDLLDRPIRAAIEAGQKFDRASLTALVQRAGLTDLRGIEVLDELVRVLESQPVTDAGLAATIGRLKAWRQAGALRVETSAGSETYQHAEAIRVFDAWWPLLVRGQFAGPLGGDLYQALVNAMQINESPSGHQQGDTSDLPGSAADAQGHKGSSFQYGWWGYVDADLRTVLGEPVPGGLGRTYCGDGSLAACRQVLLDTLRTAAAQPAAEVYPGDEHCAAGDQWCADAIVQSPLGGIRHDIIAWQNRPTYQQVVSFPAGRGDDLSNLAAGRPVSASSNQLGHGAARAVDGDPGTRWASSWSDNQSITVDLGSARTVGRVVLHWEAAYARSYRIEVSTDGSTWRPVWSTTAGDGGTDNVAFPATSTRYLRMRGLTRGTGYGFSLWEFQAYRH